GGGTTGCTCGGCCCCCTGGCCTACCATCAGGTTGCACCCCTCTTCTTTCTCTGGACGGAGGCGGCCGCGGTCAAGCTTCTCGGCTTCAACGAGTACGCGCTCCGCGTGTTCCCTTTCCTCTGCGGCATCGGCGCCGTGTTTCTGTTCGTCCGGGTGGCCCGAAATCTTTTGGGAGGGCTGCCCGCCCTGCTGGCCGTTGCCCTTTTCGCCGTTTCCTACTACCCCATCCGTCACGCGGTGGAAATCAAACCCTATTCCGTCGACCTCGCCGTATCCCTGCTCCTCACCCTCGGGGCGGTCGCGTGGCTGCGGAACCCGGAGAAAACCGCCCCGTTGTGGGCTCTGGTCGTTTTTGCCCCGATCGCGGTCGGCCTCTCCTTTCCCGCCGCTTTCACCGGGGGGGGGATTGTCGTCGCCCTGTTGCCCGCGGCCTGGGGCCGGCTCCGCTCCCGGATCGCCTGGTGCTGCCTGCCGTTGACGTTGATTGCCGGCTTTCTCGTCGTCTATGCCGTTTCCACCGGCCCCCAGTTGGAGCGCGAGAGCTGGCTGCGGAAGGAAGACCCCGCCACCAGCTCCTTCAACCAGGACCAGGCCTGGACAAGAACCTTCCCGCCCCTGGGGCACCCCGGGCGCCTGGCGGCGTGGCTCCTGCGCACGCACACCGGCCTGCTTTTCGCCTACCCCAACGGGGGCCACAACGGAGGATCCGCGGCGACGTTCGTCCTCTTCGCGGTCGGGGCGGCGGTATTCTTCCGGCGGGGACGGCGCCTGCCCCTCGCCCTGCTTCTCTCACCCTTTCTCTTCACCTTCATCGCCGCCATCCTCCACCGCTACCCCTACGGCTACAGCGCGCGTTTCAACCTCTATCTGGCCCCCGCCATCTGTTTGCTCGCCGGCCTGGGGGGAGCCAGGCTCATCGCTTTGATCTCCTCGCCACGGCTGCGGAAACCCGTCACCGGAGCCGCTCTCGGCTTGCTGGCTCTAACCGGAACGGCGACGGCGGCTGTCGACCTTTTCCACCCCTACAAGAACATCGAAGACGTCCGCGCCCGCGATTTCGCCCGGAAGTTCTGGCGGGGACAACCGCGGGACGTTCAAACGGTGTGCGTCTATCGCGACCTGGGGATCGAATTTTTCCCACGCCTGTTTCAGTGGGGCCACTCTTCCCGCTACCTCTGCCACCAGGAAATCTTCCGCGACGACCCGGGCGGAGGTGGGGCGACGCGGTCCCTGCGCCCCTTGCGCGTCGTGGTATTCAGCGTGCCCGACCGGTTCGAGCCCTACGCCGCCCTCGACGAAGTGCGTTGGCGGAACTGGCTGGAAACGACGACCGAGGAGTATGAATTCGTCTCGCATCGACGTTATCAAGTCAACGCCGGGATCGACTCCCATCACGAAACCTACGATATCTACGAGTTCGTCCCCCGTCC
This genomic stretch from bacterium harbors:
- a CDS encoding glycosyltransferase family 39 protein; the protein is MANENDKPLSGAPAAGGSRRPDERTPLLPLNIFLPEIGPRKVAGLIAFFVVLAVTARSIRYLLCFPLWPDEGFLAANFICARFDGLLGPLAYHQVAPLFFLWTEAAAVKLLGFNEYALRVFPFLCGIGAVFLFVRVARNLLGGLPALLAVALFAVSYYPIRHAVEIKPYSVDLAVSLLLTLGAVAWLRNPEKTAPLWALVVFAPIAVGLSFPAAFTGGGIVVALLPAAWGRLRSRIAWCCLPLTLIAGFLVVYAVSTGPQLERESWLRKEDPATSSFNQDQAWTRTFPPLGHPGRLAAWLLRTHTGLLFAYPNGGHNGGSAATFVLFAVGAAVFFRRGRRLPLALLLSPFLFTFIAAILHRYPYGYSARFNLYLAPAICLLAGLGGARLIALISSPRLRKPVTGAALGLLALTGTATAAVDLFHPYKNIEDVRARDFARKFWRGQPRDVQTVCVYRDLGIEFFPRLFQWGHSSRYLCHQEIFRDDPGGGGATRSLRPLRVVVFSVPDRFEPYAALDEVRWRNWLETTTEEYEFVSHRRYQVNAGIDSHHETYDIYEFVPRPPETEKTASPEPPPLPGKPIDSAVPAGYHAVSEHR